DNA sequence from the Nocardia sp. BMG111209 genome:
TCTCCCGGGCCAGATCGATGTCGAAGCCCTGCAATTGGCCGGTGGCCGGATTGCGGTAGCCGAACAGGTAGGTGTTCTGGTCGACGCCGACGGTCAGCCGGCCCTTGGCGAGAATTCTCGCCATCACCGAATTCGGCGGCATGGCACCGGGTTGCGGCTGCGCGCCGGGCCGGAGACTGGCCTCCACGTCGCAGCCGTTGTCCACCGCACCCGACATGGTGATCGGCTGCGCACCCGGCGGTTGCGGCTGCACCGCCGACGGGGCCGTCGTCACCGGCACCCGGGTGTCCACGCCGCAGCCGGCCGCCAGCACCGCGGTGGCGGCCACCACGACCCGCAACAGTCGCCCGGCACTCACAGAAACTCCTTCAGCCGCGGCCACAATCCGCCGACGGCGGCGATGGCCGCGAACACCATCAATCCCAGTGTGCCAAGATCGCAGCCACTCCAGCTGCCACCACCGTCACCGATATCCGCGCGCAGGTGGTCGCGGCTGCCGGCGATCGCGTCGCGCAACGATCCGTCGAGGTCGGTGAAACGCCGGGCCGACGAGTCCGGTCCGGAACCGATCGCCTGATCCACCGCCGACAGGTAGTTGGCGCCGTTGTAGGCGTTCACCTGCAGTTGGTGGCCGTCCAGCCAGCGCGCGAGTTGTTGCGGCATGGGCGATCCGGGACCGGCCGCGGCGGCGAGTTGATCGCGCAGCGCGGTGGATTTGGCCTTGAAATCGTCCTCGGGCGCCTGGGTGTCGCCGCGGGTGATCAGTTCCAGGGTTTCGTCGGTGCGGGCCTGCTGCGCCAGAATCCGTGCCCGCGCGAGATTCTCGGTGCGGGCCGCGGTTCCACCCGGGCCGCCGTCGATCGCGCCGTGCGCCGCGACGGTCGCGGCCACGATCCACACCAGGGCCAGTACGGCGGCCGCGGCCGCGGCGACCAGTCCGAGATTGAACAGCCGGTTGGTGCGCCGCAACAGGATCCGGGAACCGGCGACCGCGCCGCCGATCACCAGGAGCAGCAGCACCACGGTGATCCACGGCGGCCGGGTCAGTACCCCCTGGTCCGCGCGCACGGCCGCGTAGCGCTGGGTGGTGAGCCGGGCCGCAGTGGGCAGCAACGAATTCTGCATCAGCGCCGACGCCTCGCGCAGATAGGCCGAACCGACCGGGAAGCCCTGGCGGTTGTTCGCCCGCGCCGACTCCACCAGTCCGGTGTAGACGGGCAGATCGGCGTCGATGCGGGCGACGATCTGCCGGGTGTCCGGATCGCCGACGCCGGCGGTGGCCGCAGCCAGTGCATTCGCGGCATCGGTGAGCGACTGCTCGTATTGCGCTCGGATCTGCGGTGATTCGACCCCGCCGGACAGGAACGCGCTCGCCGCGGAGGCATCCGCGGCGGACAGCGCGACATACAACCGCTGCGCCGCGTCGGCCAGCGGTTCCTCCCGTTGCAGCGCGGCGTCGCGCCGGCCGGTCCGGTCGTTGAGTTCGTTCGCCCCGACCAGTCCGGTGACCAGGCACAGCAATACGGCCCCGAAAGCGATGGCGACGAGCACACCGGGCGTCGTCACGGCGAATCGCCGCAACCACCGGGTCCCGGTCCGCAGTGACCCCGGCAGACGAGGTGCCAAGATCGCCCCCTCCTCCCGTCGTCACGCTGTCTCGCCCAGGATGGTACGGGAGGCGAATCGGTATCGCGCGACGATCGTTTCCACCGTCGGGACCCCGCGAACCGCGGGGTTTCCGTACCCGCGAAAGGAGCTCGCGGGTAGAGTGGCCTGCTGTCTTCCCGGGCCGGGTGTGGTGGGCCCTCTTTCGCAACCGACACCTGGTGAAACGGATGCCATTTTTCGACCGCCGTGAAGCAGGACGCCGACTCGTCGAGCGCCTGCGGCCCTTTCGCGGGCCGGAGACGGTCGTGCTCGGGCTGCCGTGCGGGGGTGTGCCGGTGGCGTACGAGGTGGCCGCGGCGTTGCGGCTGCCGCTGGATATCGCGGTGGTGCGCCGGCTGGCCGCGCCGGGCTCGCATCAGCAGGCGTTCGGCGCGGTCGCCGAGGGCGCGGTGCGCGTCGTCGACCACGAGCAGGTGCGGCGGGCCCTGATCGATCCGGCCGAGCAGAGCCGGGTCGAACGGATCGCCCGGGAGGCCGTGCGCAACGATTCCGCCCGCTTCCGGGCCGGCCGGGACCGGCTGTCGATCGCCGGGTACACGGCGGTGTTCGTCGACGACGGCGTGACCACCGGCGCCACCGCCCGCGCGGCCTGCGCCCTGGCGCGGGCGCGCGGCGCGGCCCGGATCGTGTTCGCGACCCCGGTCGGCGCCTGCCGGCCCATCCTCGAACTGTCCGCGCACGCCGACCACGTGGTCTGCCTGGAGACGCCCGCGCTGTTCCACACCCTCGGCCAGTGGTATCGCCACTTCGATCCGGTGCCGCCCGCGCTGGTGTCCGAACTGCTGGACCGGGCGAGCGGACAGCGGGCGGCCGCGCCGGCCGCGCGCTTCCCGCCGCGCTGAACAGGTTCTCCATTTCGGCCATTTCTGCAACAAGTTATAGACAGTCGCCGCTGGGTGTCCTACCGTCGATACATGGACGGCGATCTGTCTCACTCGACTCGGTTCGAACTGCGGTCCGGCGCTACCTGGCGCGACCCCTGGGAGATGTATTCCGCACTGCGCGAACATGATCCGGTGCACCACGTGGTGCCGGCCGACCGCCCGGCCGAGGACTACTACGTCCTGTCGCGCTACCGGGACGTCTACGACGCGGTGCGCGATCCCGAAACCTTCTCCTCCGCCGCGGGCCTCACCGTCGACTACCACGACATCGCCGAGATCGGCCTGGGCGAGAACCGCCCGTTCGTCTTCACCGATCCACCCGATCACACCGCGTTCCGCCGTCGCGTCGCCCAGGGTTTCACCCCGCGGCAGGTGCAGGAGATCCTGCCCGCGGTAAGAGATTTCGTGGTGCAGCGGCTCGAGGCGCTGCGCGCGGCCGGCGGCGGCGACATCTCGCAGGAGTTGTTCAAGCCGCTGCCCACGATGGTGGTGGCGCACTATCTCGGTGTGCCCGAGGCCGATCGGCAGCGCTTCGACTCCTGGAGCCATGCCATCGTCGGCGCCTCCGCCACCGGCGCGCTGGCGGGTGCGCAACAGGCGGTCGCCGAATTGGCCGGGTACTTCACGGAATTGGTCGAGCGCCGCCGCCGCGAACCCGGTGACGACACCGTCTCGCATCTGATCGCCTCGGGGCTCGGGGCGGACGGGGATGTCGGCGGCATCCTGCAGATCCTCGGATTCGCCTTCACCATGGTGTCCGGCGGTAACGACACCACCACCGGAAACCTCGGCGGCGCGGTGCAATTGCTGACCCGGTTCCCGCAGCAGCGGCAGCGGCTGATCGACGATCCGGATCTGATCCCCGGCGCGATCGACGAATTCCTGCGTCTCACCTCCCCGGTGCAGGGTCTCGCGCGCACCACCACCCGCGAGGTGGAACTGCACGGCGTGACCGTCCCGGCCGGCCGCCGGGTACTGCTGCTGTACGCCTCGGCGAATCGCGACGAGCGCGAATTCGGTTCGGACGCAGATCAACTCGACGTCACCCGGAGTCCGCGCGGCATCGTCACCTTCGGCCACGGCAACCACCACTGCCTGGGCGCGGCGGCCGCACGGATGCAGGCCACCGTCGCACTGCGCGAATTGCTCGCGCGCTGCCCGGATTTCGCGGTCGATCCGGACGGCGTCGAATACGCCGAGGGCAGCTATGTGCGCTGGCCGGTGCGGGTGCCGTTCGTGGCGGATGCCGCACGGGCGGCCACGGTATGAGCGGCTGGCTCAGCGCGGAGCACTCGATGCGGGCCGCCGAGCGGATCCTCGACGCCGCGGCCGCGGAATTCGCCGAACGCGGCGTCGCCGCCACCCAGATGGCCGATATCGCGAAGGCCGCGGGCTGTTCCCGGGCGACGCTGTACCGCTACTTCGACAGCCGCCGCGCGGTGCAGCGGGCCTTCGTGCACCGCGCCGCGCGGCGGGTGGGCGCGCAGGTCGCGGCCGAGATCCACGATATCGGCGATCCGGCCGCACAACTGGTGGCGGGGGTGCTGGCGAGTCTGCGGGTGGTGCGCGCGGATCCGCTGCTGATCGCGTGGTTCCGGCCCGGCGACGCGGGTCTGGCGCTGGAACTGGCCGAGACCTCGGCGGTCGTCACCGCCATCGCCGACTCGCTGCCGGCCACGGCCGGCGACGCCGCGCACGATCCGGGCGAGCCGAGCCTGGCGCAGTGGCTGACCCGGGTGATCGTCTCGCTGCTCACCGTCCCCGGCGGTACCGAGGCCGAGGAGCGGGCCGTGCTGGAACGGTTCGTCGCACCGCTGATCCGCACCGGTTCCCGGCCCGCGACCGGCTGACCTCTACCCTGATCCCGGTGGAGATCAACTGGCCGGAGCTGCGCGAACGCTGCCGGATCGAGGAGGACGAGGCGATCCTCGCGCTGAACAAACCGGCCGGGATCTCGGTGACCGGCGAGCGGCACGACTCCGATCTGGTGGAGCAGGCCGCCGCGCACGGCGAACGGCTGTATCCGGTGCACCGGATCGACAAGGTGACCTCCGGGCTGGTGCTGCTGGCCAAGGATCTCGCCGCGCACGGGCCGCTGACCCGCCAGTTCGGCGAACGCACCGCGGACAAGCGGTATCTGGCGATCACCGCCTCCACCGGACTCCCGGATCACGGCGTCATCGAGCTGCCGCTGAGTGTCGGCCGCAAGAATCGGGTGCGGATCGCGGCGCCGCGCGAACGGATCACCCGCACCGGCGATACCTGGGCGGTGGCCCCCGCGGACCTGCTGGCCGGCCGGAACTATCCGTCGCGCACCGAATTCACCACGGTGCACCGCACCGCGACGCACACCGTGCTGGCGATCCGGCCGATCACCGGCCGCCGCCACCAGATCCGCGTGCACCTGGCCTGGATCGGGCACCCCATCGCCGGTGACCCGCTGTTCGACCGGTCCGAACTCTGCGACCGCACCCATCTGCACTCCTGGCGGCTGCGGCTGGCCGCGCCCTGGCGCGGTGGCGAGCTCGATCTGACCGCCGCACCCGGCTCGGATTTCTGGGCCACCGGCCCGGATCCGATCACCGCGGACCCGGCCACGATCCTCAGCTCGGCGTGAGCACCGACAGGCGCATTCATATCCACTGGCTATATTCGGTGGCGAGTCTCATGCAGACGCGGGCGTGTCCGGGCCTCTAGCCTGGGAAGGTGCCGGGACCGGCACGTTCGGGCGCAAAGGCGCGATCGGAGAGAAAGCGAGCCGATGATCCTGTTGGCGCAGCTCAGCGATACCCACTTCGACCTGCACGAACACAATGCCGAGCGAGTCGAGGCGGTGATGGCCTATCTCGCCGACCTGCCCCGCCGGCCCGATGCCATCCTGGTCACCGGCGACATCACCGATACCGGCCGGCCCGGCCAGTACGAACAGGCCCGCACCGCACTGCTCGCCGACGTCGAGGTGCGATTCATGCCCGGCAACCACGACGATCGGGCCGCCCTGCGCGAGGTGCTGTTGCGCGAGCCGCCCACCACCGGACCACTGAACCAGGTCCTGCGACTGCCGGATGTCACCGTCGCCCTGCTGGACTCCACCGTGCCCGGCCACAGTGGCGGCGAACTGTCCGCCGAAACCCTGGCCTGGCTCGCCGATGTCCTGCGCGACACCCCTGCCGGGGACGCGGTCCTGATCGCCCTGCACCATCCGCCGCTGCCCATGTACAGCACGGTGGTGGACCCGATCCGGCTGATCAACCCCGAACCGCTGGAGTCCGTGGTGGCCGCCGACGAGCGGATCGTGGGTGTGATCAGCGGGCATATGCACGCCATGGGCACCACGTTGTTCGGCGGCCGGCCGCTGGTGGTCGCGCCGAGCGTGGCGTCGCTGATCGGCGGCGTCTGGGAGGTGGCCCGGCCCGGTGAGGTGCCGATCGACTACGGCCCCGACCCGTCGATCCTGCTGCACGTGATCGAGGACCGGCGGCTGACCACCATCGTCCGTACCGTGCCGATGGGCGGCCGGATCGCCGTGCAGCCCAGCTGAATTCGCGGTCGCTCACACCCCCGCGACGGTCACCCGCTCGCGCCGGTACGCCGAGGGGGTGGTGCCGGTCCAGCGCCGGAACGCGTAGATGAAGGTGGAGGCCTCCGCATAGCCCAGCCGGATCGCGATATCGCTCACGGAAAGTGGTGTGGCACCGAGCATCTCCTCCGCCAGTGCGTGCCGCACCTCGTCCAGCAGCGCTCGGTAGCTGGTGCCCGCGTCCACCAGCCGGCGCCGCAGCGTGCGCGTACTCATATTGAGATCCTTTGCCACCGAATCGATTCCGGGTGGCGTCGTGATGCCGTCGGAACCGCCGCGGGGCACCAGCCGGCCGCGCACCTCGGCGGCGATGCCGGTGCGGGCGCGACGCCGGTGCACGAGCTCCCGGCACTGCGCCAGGCACATCGCCCAGGTGTGCTCGTTCGCCTGCGGCAGTGGCTGATCCAGCGTCGCCGGATCCATCACGAGCAGATTCCGCGACCGGCCGAACCGCGGCCGCACGCCGAGGATCTCGGTCATCCGCTCGACGTATTCCGGCTCCGGATAATCGAATTCGGCGCGCAGCAGGACCGGCGGATGACCGAGCAGATCCGTCATCACCTGATGCATGGCCAGCACGTCGCGCTCGACCAGGAACCGGCGCACATCGGCGGGCACCCGTTCGTCGTGCACGTACGCCACGTATTCGCCCTCCTCCCACCGGGTCACGGGGATGCAGAAGGTGAAGCTGAGCTCCAGATAGCGCAGCGCGAAGGCGATCGCCTCGCCGAGGGTGGGACTGGACACGCAGGCGAAGCCGAAGATGCCGAAGGTGGTGATCCGGTACCGCCGCCCCACCGCGATCCCCAGATCGGTCGGCTCGGACCCCAGCGTCCGGACCAGATTGCGGATCACCGCCAGTTCGGTCCGCGCGTCGATCTGCGCGTTCGGATCCGACAGCGCCCGATCCGAGAGTCCGGTCCCGCGCAGCATCCGGGCCGGCGACACCCCGTGCTCACCGGCGTAACCGACCATCAGCGCCGCACTGGCCACCCCTCTCGGGAAGTCCCAGTCCCGCACATCCGCCTGTTGCACCGTCGCCATCCGCCGATTATGGCCGGAAATACCGATTCGTTGTACCGGTTCGGAACACTGCGCCACGGTGACGGCGACCTCGGCCCAGCCGCGATGCCGGTCCGTACCGCGCGGCGACTGGCAGACTTGACGGCGTGACCGCAGTATCCCCGGTCGGCGACGGCCTGTCCCCCACGCACGGTGCGCTGCGCCCGATCGAGCTCGCCACCGCCGCGGTGCTCGGCGGAGTCACCGTCGGACTGGTGACCATCGGCTCGGTGATCCCGTTCGCTGC
Encoded proteins:
- a CDS encoding phosphoribosyltransferase, with the translated sequence MPFFDRREAGRRLVERLRPFRGPETVVLGLPCGGVPVAYEVAAALRLPLDIAVVRRLAAPGSHQQAFGAVAEGAVRVVDHEQVRRALIDPAEQSRVERIAREAVRNDSARFRAGRDRLSIAGYTAVFVDDGVTTGATARAACALARARGAARIVFATPVGACRPILELSAHADHVVCLETPALFHTLGQWYRHFDPVPPALVSELLDRASGQRAAAPAARFPPR
- a CDS encoding cytochrome P450 — translated: MDGDLSHSTRFELRSGATWRDPWEMYSALREHDPVHHVVPADRPAEDYYVLSRYRDVYDAVRDPETFSSAAGLTVDYHDIAEIGLGENRPFVFTDPPDHTAFRRRVAQGFTPRQVQEILPAVRDFVVQRLEALRAAGGGDISQELFKPLPTMVVAHYLGVPEADRQRFDSWSHAIVGASATGALAGAQQAVAELAGYFTELVERRRREPGDDTVSHLIASGLGADGDVGGILQILGFAFTMVSGGNDTTTGNLGGAVQLLTRFPQQRQRLIDDPDLIPGAIDEFLRLTSPVQGLARTTTREVELHGVTVPAGRRVLLLYASANRDEREFGSDADQLDVTRSPRGIVTFGHGNHHCLGAAAARMQATVALRELLARCPDFAVDPDGVEYAEGSYVRWPVRVPFVADAARAATV
- a CDS encoding TetR/AcrR family transcriptional regulator yields the protein MSGWLSAEHSMRAAERILDAAAAEFAERGVAATQMADIAKAAGCSRATLYRYFDSRRAVQRAFVHRAARRVGAQVAAEIHDIGDPAAQLVAGVLASLRVVRADPLLIAWFRPGDAGLALELAETSAVVTAIADSLPATAGDAAHDPGEPSLAQWLTRVIVSLLTVPGGTEAEERAVLERFVAPLIRTGSRPATG
- a CDS encoding RluA family pseudouridine synthase, whose amino-acid sequence is MEINWPELRERCRIEEDEAILALNKPAGISVTGERHDSDLVEQAAAHGERLYPVHRIDKVTSGLVLLAKDLAAHGPLTRQFGERTADKRYLAITASTGLPDHGVIELPLSVGRKNRVRIAAPRERITRTGDTWAVAPADLLAGRNYPSRTEFTTVHRTATHTVLAIRPITGRRHQIRVHLAWIGHPIAGDPLFDRSELCDRTHLHSWRLRLAAPWRGGELDLTAAPGSDFWATGPDPITADPATILSSA
- a CDS encoding metallophosphoesterase, translated to MILLAQLSDTHFDLHEHNAERVEAVMAYLADLPRRPDAILVTGDITDTGRPGQYEQARTALLADVEVRFMPGNHDDRAALREVLLREPPTTGPLNQVLRLPDVTVALLDSTVPGHSGGELSAETLAWLADVLRDTPAGDAVLIALHHPPLPMYSTVVDPIRLINPEPLESVVAADERIVGVISGHMHAMGTTLFGGRPLVVAPSVASLIGGVWEVARPGEVPIDYGPDPSILLHVIEDRRLTTIVRTVPMGGRIAVQPS
- a CDS encoding AraC family transcriptional regulator; its protein translation is MATVQQADVRDWDFPRGVASAALMVGYAGEHGVSPARMLRGTGLSDRALSDPNAQIDARTELAVIRNLVRTLGSEPTDLGIAVGRRYRITTFGIFGFACVSSPTLGEAIAFALRYLELSFTFCIPVTRWEEGEYVAYVHDERVPADVRRFLVERDVLAMHQVMTDLLGHPPVLLRAEFDYPEPEYVERMTEILGVRPRFGRSRNLLVMDPATLDQPLPQANEHTWAMCLAQCRELVHRRRARTGIAAEVRGRLVPRGGSDGITTPPGIDSVAKDLNMSTRTLRRRLVDAGTSYRALLDEVRHALAEEMLGATPLSVSDIAIRLGYAEASTFIYAFRRWTGTTPSAYRRERVTVAGV